The Vescimonas coprocola genome includes a window with the following:
- the remB gene encoding extracellular matrix regulator RemB: MSYLHIGKNVMVSRRRIIGVFDLDITSQSPRTREFLDRAEKDGVVLDACDDIPKSFLVCDHPYHKQLVYISQLNTQTLQKRTENDQPAVTGGQGKERTHV, translated from the coding sequence ATGAGCTATCTGCACATCGGCAAGAACGTCATGGTCAGCCGCCGCCGCATCATCGGCGTGTTCGATCTGGACATCACCTCCCAGTCCCCCCGGACCAGAGAGTTTCTGGACCGGGCGGAGAAGGACGGCGTGGTGCTGGACGCCTGCGACGATATCCCCAAGTCATTTCTGGTGTGCGACCACCCTTACCATAAGCAGCTGGTCTATATCTCCCAGCTGAACACACAGACGCTTCAGAAGCGCACGGAAAACGATCAACCTGCCGTCACCGGCGGGCAAGGAAAGGAAAGAACCCATGTCTGA
- the recF gene encoding DNA replication/repair protein RecF (All proteins in this family for which functions are known are DNA-binding proteins that assist the filamentation of RecA onto DNA for the initiation of recombination or recombinational repair.) has product MRIDALTLEGFRNYDRQALTFHHSCNVIYGENAQGKTNLLEAMVYLSCGKSPRARADRELIGFDRDKARILGQMFTRDREFRTEVELFRGRRRKASVNGVPAKNNAALSDVLHTVFFSPEDLMLIREGAAARRRFMDLSLCQLRPRYGEALAEYHRLYEHKTRILRDSGDYPQLLATLPDFNRRLCQVGAVLIHYRARYCRALAEYAAQAHYECSGQREELELRYQTVSTVHDPFLPQEQLFAALMEHQQSHEQAEIASRLCLSGPHKDDLEVLVNGRSARQFCSQGQVRTAALALKLADREIHKNTMGEYPIMLLDDVLSELDPRRQEYVLNRIAGGQVFITCCENDRLDTLLSGKVFHIRGGEVLA; this is encoded by the coding sequence ATGCGGATTGACGCCCTGACGCTGGAGGGCTTCCGCAACTACGACCGGCAGGCCCTGACCTTCCACCACAGCTGCAACGTCATCTACGGCGAGAACGCACAGGGCAAGACGAATCTGCTGGAGGCCATGGTCTATCTCTCCTGCGGCAAGTCGCCACGGGCCAGAGCGGACCGGGAGCTCATCGGCTTCGACCGGGACAAGGCCCGCATCCTGGGGCAGATGTTTACACGGGACCGGGAGTTCCGCACGGAGGTGGAGCTGTTCCGTGGCCGCCGCCGCAAGGCCAGCGTCAACGGCGTTCCCGCCAAGAACAACGCCGCCCTCTCCGACGTGCTGCACACCGTGTTCTTCTCCCCGGAGGATCTGATGCTCATCCGGGAGGGGGCTGCCGCCCGCCGGCGGTTCATGGACCTGTCCCTCTGCCAGCTGCGGCCCCGGTACGGGGAGGCACTGGCGGAATACCACCGGCTCTATGAGCACAAGACCCGCATTCTCCGGGACAGCGGCGACTACCCCCAGCTGCTGGCCACCCTGCCGGACTTCAACCGGCGGCTGTGTCAGGTGGGAGCGGTGCTGATCCACTACCGGGCCAGATATTGCCGGGCACTGGCAGAGTATGCGGCGCAGGCCCACTACGAGTGCTCCGGCCAGCGGGAGGAACTGGAGCTGCGCTATCAGACGGTCAGCACCGTTCACGACCCCTTTCTCCCGCAGGAGCAGCTGTTTGCGGCCCTGATGGAGCATCAGCAGAGCCATGAGCAGGCGGAGATCGCCTCCCGTCTGTGCCTCTCCGGCCCCCATAAGGACGATCTGGAGGTGCTGGTCAACGGGCGCAGCGCCCGGCAGTTCTGCTCACAGGGACAGGTCCGCACGGCGGCGCTGGCTCTGAAGCTGGCGGATCGGGAAATTCATAAAAACACCATGGGGGAATACCCCATCATGCTGCTGGACGACGTGCTGTCGGAGCTGGATCCCCGGCGGCAGGAGTATGTCCTCAACCGCATCGCCGGGGGGCAGGTGTTCATCACCTGCTGCGAAAACGACCGGCTGGACACCCTGCTCTCCGGCAAGGTGTTCCATATCCGTGGCGGGGAGGTGCTGGCATGA
- a CDS encoding RNA-binding S4 domain-containing protein, with protein METITITTEYIKLQDLLKLAAVTATGGEAKLLIQEGQVLVNGEVCTQRGKKIRPGDDVEAEGLHYGVRYAD; from the coding sequence ATGGAAACCATCACCATCACCACAGAATACATCAAGCTTCAGGACCTGTTGAAGCTGGCGGCCGTCACCGCCACCGGCGGCGAAGCCAAGCTCCTCATTCAGGAGGGCCAAGTGCTGGTCAACGGCGAGGTCTGCACCCAGCGGGGCAAGAAAATCCGCCCCGGCGACGACGTGGAGGCCGAGGGCCTGCACTACGGCGTGCGCTATGCGGATTGA